A window of the Zeugodacus cucurbitae isolate PBARC_wt_2022May chromosome 4, idZeuCucr1.2, whole genome shotgun sequence genome harbors these coding sequences:
- the LOC105220828 gene encoding uncharacterized protein LOC105220828, whose translation MQRRPLTTVHTALRHATEETEMARFTHANRKMNEPQQQTLKSQKQQQQFQQKCLQSSLSEMSNFQFRIVVMPQRLQMRLLLPPIACLATLSLVGLLFVAMPPVCQAVGYSYTRFSGPVTGPEQKIIVHDGLVGSGVGAGGGGGARVDFIAKPAYEFAYGVEDAQARLLQNRQETRDGDAVWGSYSVVDPDGNLRVVKYTADHENGFQAEVSSNGLGTTVHGHQPVSYTPLQNHAATPPPLRYFPFVVQHPVMENNDTVYYEDENDSDTEDYEEHKEHKGERGNTQEGELENEYEGKGDEDSEADEHDEHEEYDAEGHSLEEDEVDY comes from the exons ATGCAAAGACGACCGTTGACAACTGTCCACACAGCACTGCGTCACGCAACAGAAGAAACAGAAATGGCGCGTTTCACGCATGCAAATAGAAAGATGAACGaaccgcaacaacaaacactgaaatcacagaagcaacaacaacaattccaacAAAAATGTCTGCAATCTTCGCTTAGCGAAATGTCGAATTTCCAGTTCCGCATTGTTGTGATGCCACAacgtctgcagatgcgtctacTACTGCCGCCGATTGCGTGTCTCGCCACACTGTCACTCGTCGGATTATTATTTGTGGCGATGCCACCTGTTTGCCAGGCAGTTGGTTACTCATATACGCGTTTTTCTGGTCCAGTCACCGGACCCGAGCAGAAGATAATCGTGCATGATGGGCTTGTCGGCAGCGGCGTCGGtgctggtggcggtggtggagCGCGTGTGGACTTCATTGCCAAACCGGCCTATGAATTCGCTTACGGCGTGGAGGATGCTCAGGCGCGTCTATTGCAGAATCGTCAAGAGACGCGCGACGGCGATGCGGTGTGGGGTTCGTACAG CGTTGTGGATCCAGATGGCAACTTGCGTGTGGTCAAATATACGGCAGATCATGAGAACGGGTTTCAGGCTGAGGTTTCATCTAATGGTCTCGGTACAACGGTTCACGGTCATCAGCCAGTCTCGTATACGCCGTTGCAAAATCATGCAGCGACTCCTCCGCCTTTACGGTACTTTCCGTTTGTGGTGCAGCATCCGGTTATGGAAAATAATGACACTGTTTACTATGAGGATGAGAATGATAGCGATACCGAGGATTACGAAGAGCATAAAGAGCATAAAGGAGAGCGTGGGAATACGCAAGAGGGTGAATTAGAGAATGAATATGAGGGCAAAGGCGATGAAGACAGTGAAGCTGATGAGCACGATGAACACGAGGAATATGATGCTGAGGGACATTCTTTAGAGGAGGATGAAGTAGATTActaa